One window of Thermacetogenium phaeum DSM 12270 genomic DNA carries:
- a CDS encoding AAA family ATPase encodes MLEISLDTLRDGFAQMGYVIKEEALSVVYLALKLEKPLLVCGAAGVGKTELAKALSGILKARLIRLQCHEGLDESKAIYDWNIQRQLVRIHLAGKNRREDTEDLFSLPYILQRPLLQAITQEGQVLLLIDEIDRADRSFEALLLEILSDFQVSIPEIGTIKAAHRPVVVITSNGERELSEAIRRRCVFLYLDYPDIKEEAAILRLRASEVIDALDENIALAVAQAREQGYRLGTGSSAALDWARAVFILNADRYQKDYVAGTLDALARNKENIVAHEAFLQGGGFIGHLAGKRSESRELREYHEGGGNDNSGS; translated from the coding sequence GTGTTGGAAATAAGTCTCGACACTCTACGGGATGGCTTCGCTCAGATGGGCTATGTCATTAAAGAAGAAGCACTCTCTGTTGTTTACCTGGCCCTGAAGCTGGAAAAGCCGCTGCTTGTCTGCGGTGCTGCCGGGGTTGGAAAAACCGAACTGGCAAAGGCCTTGAGCGGCATCCTGAAGGCCAGGCTGATTCGCCTTCAATGCCATGAAGGGCTTGATGAAAGCAAAGCTATTTATGACTGGAATATCCAGCGGCAGCTCGTCAGGATTCACCTTGCCGGCAAAAACAGGAGAGAGGATACTGAGGATCTCTTTTCTCTTCCTTATATTCTTCAGCGCCCGTTGTTGCAGGCCATCACCCAGGAGGGGCAGGTTCTCTTATTAATCGATGAGATTGACCGTGCAGATCGCTCCTTCGAGGCTTTATTACTGGAAATCCTTTCAGATTTTCAGGTCTCGATTCCGGAGATCGGAACCATTAAAGCTGCCCACAGGCCTGTGGTGGTAATTACCAGTAACGGAGAGAGGGAACTCTCTGAGGCCATTCGCAGGCGTTGCGTCTTTTTATATCTTGATTACCCCGATATTAAAGAAGAGGCGGCGATCCTGCGGCTCCGAGCCTCTGAGGTGATTGATGCCCTCGACGAAAACATTGCGCTGGCGGTAGCCCAGGCGCGCGAACAGGGTTACCGGCTGGGAACTGGATCGTCAGCTGCTCTCGATTGGGCGAGGGCCGTCTTTATATTAAATGCAGACCGTTATCAAAAGGATTATGTGGCTGGAACTCTCGATGCTCTAGCCAGAAACAAAGAGAATATCGTTGCCCATGAGGCGTTTCTGCAGGGGGGTGGTTTTATCGGGCACCTGGCAGGAAAAAGGTCTGAAAGCAGAGAATTGAGAGAGTATCACGAGGGGGGAGGGAATGATAACAGTGGCTCTTAG
- the surE gene encoding 5'/3'-nucleotidase SurE: MKKLRILLTNDDSIYAPGLAVLWDALQDIAEVDVVAPDRERSATGHGITVDQPLRAERISMFDGRAWAVNGTPADCVKLAISCLLKERPDLVIAGINRGPNLGIDVLYSGTVSGALEGLISGIAALAVSVTDYHSPDYRYAASFTRKLAPLVLENGFCRDSLLNINVPSLPPEQIRGVKVTRLGNRKYVNCFETRTDPRGRAYYWLGGDVIDVIDDSSGMDTDVATIRENMVSITPIHIDLTNYRVLNILKDLLGELSGEEK; the protein is encoded by the coding sequence ATGAAAAAGTTGAGAATTCTTCTGACAAATGACGACAGCATTTATGCTCCCGGGCTGGCCGTTCTCTGGGATGCCCTTCAGGATATAGCAGAGGTTGACGTAGTGGCGCCGGACCGCGAAAGGAGCGCTACCGGTCATGGAATAACGGTAGATCAACCCCTGCGGGCCGAGCGGATCTCTATGTTTGACGGCAGGGCCTGGGCGGTTAACGGCACACCTGCTGACTGCGTTAAGCTTGCTATCAGTTGTCTCCTTAAGGAGAGGCCCGACCTGGTTATCGCCGGCATCAACAGGGGGCCAAACCTGGGGATTGATGTGCTTTATTCCGGCACTGTATCAGGGGCACTCGAGGGGCTGATTTCCGGGATTGCGGCCTTGGCCGTTTCGGTTACAGATTATCATTCTCCGGATTACAGATATGCCGCCTCATTCACCAGAAAACTTGCCCCCCTGGTGCTGGAAAACGGTTTTTGCCGTGATTCGCTGCTCAATATCAATGTGCCGTCCCTTCCCCCAGAACAAATCCGGGGTGTGAAAGTAACAAGATTGGGCAACCGTAAATACGTCAACTGTTTTGAAACTCGAACGGACCCCAGAGGTAGGGCCTATTACTGGTTAGGCGGAGATGTTATCGATGTCATTGATGATTCTTCGGGGATGGATACAGATGTTGCCACTATTAGGGAAAACATGGTTTCTATTACACCGATCCATATTGATTTAACTAATTACCGGGTGCTGAACATTTTAAAGGATTTATTGGGAGAATTATCAGGGGAAGAGAAGTGA
- the folE gene encoding GTP cyclohydrolase I FolE, producing MDREKILQGVRLILEGIGEDPEREGLRGTPDRVARMYEEIFCGLHHDPKKELNVIFSENHNEMVLVKDIPMYSTCEHHFMPFYGKAHVAYIPRQGRITGLSKLARVVECLSKRPQLQERLTSQIADTIMEALNPLGVIVVIEAEHMCMTMRGVKKAGSKTLTSAVRGIFQTNEATRAEAFALIRGGN from the coding sequence GTGGACCGGGAAAAGATCTTGCAGGGGGTACGTTTGATTCTAGAAGGTATCGGTGAAGATCCTGAGCGTGAAGGGCTGCGCGGAACTCCGGATCGCGTTGCTCGTATGTATGAAGAGATATTCTGCGGGTTACACCATGACCCCAAGAAAGAATTGAATGTAATTTTTTCGGAAAATCATAATGAGATGGTTTTAGTTAAGGATATACCCATGTATTCCACCTGTGAGCATCATTTCATGCCCTTTTACGGGAAGGCACATGTGGCCTATATACCGCGACAGGGAAGAATAACCGGTTTGAGCAAGCTGGCCCGGGTAGTCGAATGCCTCTCTAAGAGGCCGCAGCTGCAAGAAAGGTTAACATCGCAGATTGCTGACACGATCATGGAGGCTTTAAATCCCCTGGGAGTGATCGTAGTGATTGAAGCGGAGCATATGTGCATGACCATGAGGGGGGTTAAAAAGGCCGGGTCTAAGACGCTTACCTCTGCGGTACGCGGTATCTTTCAAACAAATGAGGCAACGAGGGCGGAGGCATTTGCGCTGATCAGAGGGGGAAATTAA
- a CDS encoding tetratricopeptide repeat protein: MQSSPFRIAKIFSQLLSLLERWRRRERGKSLQKLYFVRTEPITLQYHFSPAGECQQDSPESWCCRAEEMISNACYREAEICFDCALEVEPSNGRALAGKGFCLYKLGDIEKALSYLLKASQASPKDKILLNNIAICYCHLNCYRQALQYLEKAQNFGLVSEALLNNKGYCLAKLNRHAEACATFKSALETSQEESVELLSNLAAALLKSGKPKEAVYYFDLALHLKPDEPVLLNNVAVYLAEQGRLDLALKCCNQALSLDPGNLTFLCNKGACLALMGKYEEAVNCLKKVIAQDRENYHAWSIMAVIHQRMGDQVSALSCFNKSLGLA, from the coding sequence ATGCAGTCATCACCTTTTCGGATAGCAAAAATCTTCAGCCAGCTTCTGTCGCTGTTGGAAAGGTGGAGGCGCAGGGAGAGAGGGAAAAGCTTACAGAAATTGTATTTTGTTCGTACAGAGCCCATTACTCTGCAGTATCACTTTTCTCCGGCAGGTGAGTGCCAGCAGGATTCTCCGGAAAGCTGGTGTTGCCGGGCAGAGGAAATGATAAGTAATGCCTGCTATCGAGAGGCCGAAATATGTTTTGATTGCGCCTTAGAGGTCGAGCCCAGCAACGGAAGGGCTCTTGCCGGTAAGGGATTTTGTTTATATAAACTCGGTGATATTGAGAAAGCTCTCAGCTACTTATTAAAGGCCAGCCAGGCTTCTCCGAAAGATAAGATATTACTGAATAACATTGCTATCTGTTATTGTCACCTGAATTGCTATCGGCAAGCGTTGCAATATCTAGAAAAAGCCCAGAATTTCGGGTTGGTTTCCGAGGCTTTATTAAATAACAAGGGGTACTGCCTGGCCAAGTTGAACCGCCATGCAGAGGCTTGTGCTACCTTCAAAAGTGCCCTTGAAACAAGCCAAGAAGAGAGCGTGGAACTGCTCAGCAATCTGGCTGCGGCATTGCTTAAGTCCGGCAAACCCAAAGAAGCTGTCTATTATTTCGATCTCGCTTTGCACCTTAAACCGGACGAGCCGGTATTATTAAACAACGTCGCCGTCTATCTTGCAGAACAGGGCCGTTTGGATCTTGCATTGAAGTGTTGCAACCAAGCTCTTTCGTTGGATCCGGGCAATTTAACCTTTTTGTGCAATAAAGGAGCCTGCTTAGCGCTGATGGGTAAATATGAAGAGGCTGTTAACTGTCTGAAGAAGGTAATCGCTCAGGATAGGGAAAATTATCATGCCTGGAGTATTATGGCAGTTATACACCAGCGAATGGGAGATCAGGTTAGCGCCCTCAGCTGTTTCAACAAGTCATTGGGCTTGGCTTAG